The genomic DNA TGCTGACAGATCGTTTGACTCCACTGGTTCGTATGAATGTCCAGCATGGTAGTTCCCGTGGCATCCGAATAATCAATCCCTAACTTTCCCGTCATGCGGTAGCGAACGTAATCCTTGGGGGTTAACACAACTGCTGTCTGCTTAAAGATGGCTGGTTCATGCTTTTTTACCCACAAGAGTTTCGGCAGGGTAAAGCCCTCCAAGGGTCGGTTCCCAGTGATGCGGACAAATTCGGTTCCAAGCTGGGTTTCAATGTCAGCCCGTTCCGCGGTCGTTCGGGTATCGTTCCATAACATGGCGGGGCGTAACACCTGCTTCTCCTGGTCTAATAACACTAATCCGTGCATTTGTCCTGAATAACTAACCCCTTCAATCTCCGCAGGGTCAATGTGATCATCCAGGATTAAGCGCACAATCGCAACCGTCGTGGCCATCACCCAATCATTGGGATTTTGCTCGCTGTAGCCCGGCTCGGGCTGACTTAAAGGATAATCAAAAGCCTCCTGCGCCAGCACCGTCCCCGTCCGATTCACCGCTGACACCTTTACCGCACTAGTTCCCAAATCAATTCCTAACACACACGCTGTCATAACGTTGTCCTCCTACTACTTTTATCTCCAGTATAGTCGCTTTTAGGCTTGGCAACGAAAAAACCACCCGGTTTGGATGGTTTTTCAGTGGTTATTTAGTTCGTGACGCGATTTCCACTTCAATGTGATAATCCGCGGCTTTTTCCATGATTCCACGCCGGCCAAGGAGTTTAAACTTCCCCCCGGTCAGGTAGGCGGCGGCTAAAAAGATTTCAACGTGGGCGGCATCAACCTCGGCAATCGCCTGTAACCCAACCTGGGTAATCGTGCCCACTGGTTGAGCTTCGGCCTGGTTCACACCCGCATACACCACGTGCTGGCCGTCTTTAAACTGCATATCAAAATACGGTAGTAACGTTCCACTGCCGATCGCATTCACCTGGTTACCGGTTTGCAAGCGTTGTTTTAACTCCCGGTCGCTCACCCCCGCGTAGTCCGCCGTCATCAAGCCATGATTAAGCAACTGCCCCGCTAGCTGGTTGATAAACTGTTGCTCAGTCGGTGTCGATACCAACTTGCCGGGCATGGTTTTGCGGTTGTCATAAATTCCGTTAGCCGGAATGTTTCTGACTTTAGGGGCCGTTGTCGCTGTTTGGGCTTGGGGTTTAATGTGTAACAGGCGGTAAATCCACGGAGTCAGGTCCAACCGCGAGGTCCGATTCGTGAAGTAATAAATGGTATTTAAATACAAGAAATACGCTAACACTATCGTAACTACCAACAGAAGCACGCCTCGCGTCCAAAATCCATTGGCTAAAAAGCGATAGGTAATGTAAGCCAGGTAAAGTTCCCCTAAAAACGAAAGTACGTCGTACAGGCGCCCCTTCGTTTTCGGTTCGATATTAATGTAACCGAGCCAGGAATTAATCGCATCGAGAAAAGTGAACATCTGTTACCGCCCCCCTTCTGACTGTTGACTACCATTCGTGGTATTCGTCTGTCCCGTTGAGTTCGAATTCTCCTGATTATTCGTGGTTCCGGTCGTAGTTCCGTTTCCAGTAGTTGGTTTTGAATCCGATTTTTGTCCCTCCGGTTGCTGATTAGTTGTGGTCGTTGCCTGGTCCTGGGACTGCTTTGGTTGGTCTTGGTTGCCCGTTTGCTCCGTCTGCTTTGGTTGTTCGTTTGCATTAGTTTGATCAGTCTTTTGATCCGAATTCTGCTTGTTTTCCTGGTTCTGTTGCTCGGTGGGCGTTTGCTGTTGCTCATCCTTTTGCTTCGTTGGTTCTGATTTATGGTCAGTGACCTTAACCCCTTCACGCGTATTGGTAACTTGATTTGTAACCACGTTCGTTGCCCCTAAGGCCAAGCAAATGGCAAAGATTGCAAACGGCGTGATCAACGGTGGCACCCGATTCATAAACCTCATCTCCTTTATCCCCTAGTATCGCAAATTGGGGTTAAGAATTACTTAATCGTTGCTTAATTTTTCAATAATTTGGGCTAACTGCTGGGTCGTCTGTTCCCAGTCCTGGTTGGGAACGTAAATGCCCGTTTGTTGCAGGGCGCGGGGCAATGCCAAGTCCCGTTGGGTTTCGGCACTATGTAACCGGGCTTGGACCGCGGCGGGTGTATCCCCCCGTTTGAGCATTCGTGACCGCAGTTGCTGGGGATCTGGAACCGCGAGGTAAATCACCACTGCCTGGTCGCCCAAGCGTTGCTGGTAAGTTGTCGCTCCCTTCGTGTCAAGTACAATCGAAGCGATAGAATGCTGCTGCCAGGCCCTCTCCACCCCATCCCATGAGGAACCATACCGGTTTCCGGCGTACTGAACATCCTCTAAAAGGTCAAGCGCGGCAAAGCTAGCTGGGGTTTCAAAGTAATAATCGACCCCGTCTTGTTCCTGGGCGCGGGGAGCTCGCGTCGTATGGGTAATGATTGGAGGAATGCCATAGGTCGTTTCTAAGTAGTCCTGCACGGTGGTTTTGCCCGCCCCAGCTGGACCAGTGATCACAATGATGTGTCGTTCTGTGCTTGATTGTCCTCGTTTCATTCCCGGGACCTCCGTTTCTCGTTCCCCGCTTTTTTAAGACCCCACTTTAACATAATTGGTGACAAAATGGTGGTTAAAATTACAACGAAAATAATTTCTGAGTACAGGTGATTTGATAATAAGTGGGTGCTGAGCCCCACTTGGGCTACAATGAGAGCCATTTCCCCACGCGAAACCATCCCGGCTCCGATCACGTTGCTATCCTGCCAACTAAAACCGAGCGCCCGGGCGCCGAGGCCACAACCAACCCACTTGGTTAACAGAGCGACGACGGTCAGTAAGATGACAATTAGCCACCCCTGCCAGCTGGTCACTAGCTTTAACTCAAGCCCGACGGACACAAAGAAAATCGGAATCAATAAGGCATAGCCAATGATATTGGTGCTCCGTTCGATGGTCGATCGGGCGGGCGTAAAGCCCACGGCAATCCCGGCAAAGAAGGCCCCGAGAACGGAA from Fructilactobacillus ixorae includes the following:
- a CDS encoding guanylate kinase, producing MKRGQSSTERHIIVITGPAGAGKTTVQDYLETTYGIPPIITHTTRAPRAQEQDGVDYYFETPASFAALDLLEDVQYAGNRYGSSWDGVERAWQQHSIASIVLDTKGATTYQQRLGDQAVVIYLAVPDPQQLRSRMLKRGDTPAAVQARLHSAETQRDLALPRALQQTGIYVPNQDWEQTTQQLAQIIEKLSND
- a CDS encoding DUF6681 family protein — protein: MFTFLDAINSWLGYINIEPKTKGRLYDVLSFLGELYLAYITYRFLANGFWTRGVLLLVVTIVLAYFLYLNTIYYFTNRTSRLDLTPWIYRLLHIKPQAQTATTAPKVRNIPANGIYDNRKTMPGKLVSTPTEQQFINQLAGQLLNHGLMTADYAGVSDRELKQRLQTGNQVNAIGSGTLLPYFDMQFKDGQHVVYAGVNQAEAQPVGTITQVGLQAIAEVDAAHVEIFLAAAYLTGGKFKLLGRRGIMEKAADYHIEVEIASRTK